AGGAAGACAACAAAATTTGTTACGTAATAAACTAGATAATGATCctataacaaaaaaattgatAGAAAGAGgatttttaaaaacaaacaTAACAGAAAAGaaggaaataaaaattcaagaaaaacaaaaggAAGAACAAGAGGAAGTTTTAGAATATGAAGAAATTGAAGTTGATGAGGATGAAGAAGTGGAATATGTAGAAATTGAAGTAGATGAAGATGAAGAAGTAGAATATGAATTAGTTGAAATTGAGGTGGATGATAATGAAGAAGTAGAATATGAAGTAGTTGAAGTTGAGGTagatgatgatgaagagGTAGAATATTCAGAAGATGAATTATATgaagatgaagaagaaaaaatagaagaaaaaaaagaaagtaAACAACTAAAAATGGAATCCATAGAAAAGAAACCATTAGAAATTAAAACAACTCAAAAATATCCATTCGCAACACATGCACAAAAGAAAATAGActcattaaaaaaaaatgaaataaaatcTTATGatctttttaaaaagaatatgGTTAAACCAGAAGATAATTTAAGAAAAGAAGAAAGAAAACCATATGATCCTTTTAAAAAGGATATGATTAAACCAGAGGTTAATTTAAGGAAAGACGAAAGTAAACCATATGATCCCTTAAAAAGAGATGTAACACAAACACGAGATAATTTAAGAAGAGACGAAAGTAAACCATATGATCCTTTAAAAAGAGATGTAACACAAACACGAGATAATTTAAGAAAAGACGAAAGAAAACCATATGATCCTTTAAAAAGAGATGTAACACAAATGCAAGATAATTTAAGAAAAGACGAAAGAAAACCATATGATCCTTTAAAAAGAGATGTAACACAAATGCAAGATAATTTAAGAAAAGACGAAAGAAAACCATACGATCCTTTAAAAAGAGATGTAACACAAAGGCAAGGTAATTTAAAAAGtgaagaaataataatacaagATACACTTAAAGCAGATGTTATAAAAGCACaagatattttaaaaaggCACGAAAAAATGGTACAAGATGCATTTAAAGAAGATTCTATAAAACCACAAGATACTTTAAGACGagataaaataataatagaaGATTCTTTTAAAAGAGAAGAAAGAAAATCTCCAAATACATTAAAAAGGGATGAAATAATAGTACAAGATAATTTGGGGAGAGATAAAATAATAGTACAAGAtcctttaaaaaaagaggAAGTAAAACCAACAGAtttgttaaaaaaagaCGAATCAAAACCTAAAGAACCTTTAAAACGAGATGAAGAACAAAAGGAAGGTTTAAACCAAttagataaaataaaaattaatagTGTTGAAGATAAATTCAAAATACAAATTCCTCATATAAAGTCAAAATTTATTGAAAGTACaataaaagatattttGAAAGCAGAATATGAAGATGCAGATGAAGATTTAACAAGAAAATATAGAATGATAGAACTtatgaatttatattttgatgAAATGGATAAGTTTCATCAAAGTGATATATATACAGTTATTGATAAATATAGTAAACAAAAAGAATATAGTTCTATTATGAAACCTATGTTTAAGGATTTTATGGAAACACACCGTATAAGTTCTATATTAAGTAAAACTATGTTGGTACCATTTGGATTAATTGTCGTCCTTATTATAACTATTGGAATAGTGGCTAGTACCATTGTAACTGCGGCATCTGGAATTGGTACAGCTATCTATCTAATAGCTGGAGCATGTGCATTTATTTCATTGGCATTTCCAggtttattatttgtaagGGATAAAAGGATCAATGCatttaaaaacaaatattttaaaattaaaggtataaaatatataacgAAGGCTGTTAGGAATACAAATAAATCTCAAAATAAGGGAGGgaaaaaaaggaatataaaaaatagCACTGTGTTTAAATCAATTCAACAAACAGTGAAAGAGAAAATCGATACAGTAAATGTAGTAGGAAAAGTACctcaaaaaaatattacaagTAAAACACCACAGAAAAATACACAAAATGTACAAAATAAACATCAACAAAATGCACAAAACAAAACATATCAATCAAATGCACAAAACAAAACATATCAACCAAATGCGCAAAATAAACTACCTCAACAAAATGCGCAAAATAAATCACCTCAACAAAATGCGCAAAATAAATCACCTCAACAAAATGCACAAAATAAAGCACCGCAACAAAATTCGCAAAACAAACCTCaacaaaatatacaaaataaacCATCTCAGcaaaatatacaaaataaacCATCTCagaaaaatatacaaaataaaaaccCAGTAC
This genomic stretch from Plasmodium gaboni strain SY75 chromosome Unknown, whole genome shotgun sequence harbors:
- a CDS encoding putative exported protein (Plasmodium exported protein, unknown function) is translated as GRQQNLLRNKLDNDPITKKLIERGFLKTNITEKKEIKIQEKQKEEQEEVLEYEEIEVDEDEEVEYVEIEVDEDEEVEYELVEIEVDDNEEVEYEVVEVEVDDDEEVEYSEDELYEDEEEKIEEKKESKQLKMESIEKKPLEIKTTQKYPFATHAQKKIDSLKKNEIKSYDLFKKNMVKPEDNLRKEERKPYDPFKKDMIKPEVNLRKDESKPYDPLKRDVTQTRDNLRRDESKPYDPLKRDVTQTRDNLRKDERKPYDPLKRDVTQMQDNLRKDERKPYDPLKRDVTQMQDNLRKDERKPYDPLKRDVTQRQGNLKSEEIIIQDTLKADVIKAQDILKRHEKMVQDAFKEDSIKPQDTLRRDKIIIEDSFKREERKSPNTLKRDEIIVQDNLGRDKIIVQDPLKKEEVKPTDLLKKDESKPKEPLKRDEEQKEGLNQLDKIKINSVEDKFKIQIPHIKSKFIESTIKDILKAEYEDADEDLTRKYRMIELMNLYFDEMDKFHQSDIYTVIDKYSKQKEYSSIMKPMFKDFMETHRISSILSKTMLVPFGLIVVLIITIGIVASTIVTAASGIGTAIYLIAGACAFISLAFPGLLFVRDKRINAFKNKYFKIKGIKYITKAVRNTNKSQNKGGKKRNIKNSTVFKSIQQTVKEKIDTVNVVGKVPQKNITSKTPQKNTQNVQNKHQQNAQNKTYQSNAQNKTYQPNAQNKLPQQNAQNKSPQQNAQNKSPQQNAQNKAPQQNSQNKPQQNIQNKPSQQNIQNKPSQKNIQNKNPVQNTVNKSPVKNIYSKYSGKDLNQMNRPNPNRHVVQPLR